Proteins encoded in a region of the Psychromicrobium lacuslunae genome:
- a CDS encoding LGFP repeat-containing protein → MTSALNTKTGLTRFGMSVLLIVGLIVGAFSAITVTAPTAQASDANGPIGRGEVIDRAYQRLREAPRYNQQGDSNGYRNDCSGFISMAWHLTPNGRSNPTTFSFDPIDGGSRFLGITHSIAAAELQPGDALVRDYGGTEHIALFLRWADAGHTRPVVLEHGGGNSGVEPPEQSNWGSLNGYHPIRYNRLDVKIPYGAIADKWHAAGGANSPVGNPVNDEFDSKNGGRFRDFQRGMIIWHPNVAFMVYGAIFDTYRKSGSEAKWGFPIIDEGNAQKVAEGAGAGTVGRFQKFEGALFLWSEKTGVQIVRGEIRKYFEANGMEVKLGYPASDEIAENGGFKQEFQNGTIHWTPTAGASWQAR, encoded by the coding sequence ATGACATCTGCACTTAATACCAAAACCGGCCTCACCAGGTTCGGCATGAGTGTTTTGCTGATCGTCGGATTGATCGTGGGCGCCTTCAGTGCGATCACCGTCACCGCGCCAACCGCGCAGGCCTCCGACGCCAATGGGCCGATCGGTCGCGGGGAAGTGATCGATCGGGCTTATCAACGACTCCGAGAAGCGCCAAGATATAACCAGCAAGGCGACTCAAATGGATACCGTAATGACTGCTCCGGATTCATCTCAATGGCGTGGCACTTGACGCCAAATGGCCGCAGCAACCCCACCACTTTTAGCTTTGACCCGATTGATGGCGGCAGCCGGTTCTTGGGCATCACGCACTCAATCGCGGCGGCGGAGCTTCAGCCGGGAGACGCACTGGTGCGAGACTACGGTGGAACCGAACACATTGCTCTGTTCTTGCGCTGGGCTGATGCCGGCCACACCCGGCCGGTAGTTCTTGAGCACGGTGGCGGCAACTCCGGCGTCGAACCGCCGGAACAGAGCAACTGGGGCAGCCTGAACGGATACCACCCGATTCGTTATAACCGCTTAGACGTCAAAATCCCTTACGGCGCTATTGCCGATAAGTGGCATGCCGCTGGCGGCGCGAACTCACCGGTGGGTAATCCGGTCAACGATGAATTCGACAGCAAAAATGGTGGCCGCTTCCGTGACTTCCAGCGCGGCATGATCATTTGGCACCCGAACGTAGCCTTTATGGTTTACGGCGCGATCTTCGACACTTACCGCAAGAGCGGCTCCGAAGCTAAATGGGGTTTCCCGATCATTGACGAAGGCAATGCCCAGAAAGTAGCCGAAGGCGCTGGCGCCGGCACGGTGGGACGTTTCCAAAAGTTTGAAGGCGCCCTTTTCCTCTGGTCTGAGAAGACCGGCGTGCAAATCGTCCGCGGTGAAATCCGTAAGTACTTCGAAGCCAATGGCATGGAAGTGAAGCTTGGCTACCCAGCCTCGGACGAGATCGCTGAGAACGGCGGTTTCAAGCAGGAATTCCAAAATGGCACCATCCACTGGACGCCGACCGCCGGTGCCAGCTGGCAAGCTCGCTGA
- a CDS encoding LGFP repeat-containing protein has translation MSKFRVLAGAGLALSLLLGLAAPSWAAPTGAAAASLTAVPAGGAPVATAEESCYIPPNRDIAVARKVYEIAQRRNVSARVMLATFETAWVESHVNNLNCGDADSVGVFQQSPYWGWGTVAQLTNVEYATNKFLDSAIALEGKTPGSAGALAQAVQKSGHPTRYDEQQADAIRVRDEAFQPYGLIGDKWHAMGGANSPLGLPTRAEDNSKLGGRFTEFQRGMIIWHPNAPAFAVYGDILKVYRATGSETQWGFPIQDEAAAQKVTEGAGLNTVGRYQKFEKALFLWSPATGTQIVRGEIRKYFEANGFEVKLGYPKSDEIAENGGFKQEFQNGTIHWTPTAGASWEAKS, from the coding sequence ATGTCAAAATTTAGAGTGCTTGCCGGTGCCGGCCTGGCGCTGAGCTTATTGCTCGGCCTGGCTGCACCATCCTGGGCTGCGCCAACCGGGGCTGCCGCTGCCAGTTTGACCGCGGTACCCGCGGGTGGCGCTCCAGTGGCTACTGCCGAGGAGAGCTGCTATATTCCGCCGAACCGAGACATTGCGGTGGCCCGCAAGGTCTACGAGATTGCGCAGCGTCGTAATGTCTCGGCCCGGGTAATGTTGGCGACCTTTGAAACCGCCTGGGTTGAATCACACGTCAATAACCTGAACTGTGGAGATGCCGACTCGGTGGGCGTGTTCCAGCAGTCGCCTTACTGGGGTTGGGGGACTGTGGCGCAGCTGACCAATGTGGAGTATGCCACCAATAAATTCCTGGATAGCGCCATCGCACTTGAGGGGAAAACCCCGGGCAGCGCGGGCGCCTTAGCTCAGGCGGTGCAGAAATCAGGCCATCCAACCAGATATGACGAGCAGCAAGCCGACGCCATTCGAGTGCGCGACGAGGCTTTTCAGCCCTACGGTCTGATTGGCGATAAGTGGCATGCGATGGGCGGCGCGAACAGCCCGCTCGGACTGCCGACCCGAGCCGAAGACAACTCCAAGCTCGGCGGACGCTTCACTGAATTCCAGCGAGGCATGATCATCTGGCATCCGAACGCCCCGGCGTTCGCTGTCTACGGTGACATTCTCAAGGTTTACCGGGCAACTGGTTCGGAGACTCAGTGGGGCTTCCCGATCCAGGATGAGGCTGCTGCGCAGAAGGTGACCGAAGGTGCGGGGCTGAACACCGTCGGCCGATACCAGAAGTTTGAGAAGGCACTCTTCCTCTGGTCGCCAGCCACTGGCACTCAGATCGTCCGCGGTGAAATCCGCAAATATTTTGAGGCCAACGGCTTCGAGGTCAAACTCGGCTACCCGAAGTCGGACGAGATCGCGGAGAATGGCGGTTTCAAGCAGGAGTTCCAGAACGGCACCATCCACTGGACGCCGACTGCCGGGGCTAGCTGGGAGGCAAAGTCCTGA
- a CDS encoding ParA family protein, with the protein MSSEQGSGTLAATETATGIDLEAVLGPTGRPVTEFPEPPVLVSHGPARVIAMVNQKGGVGKTTSTINLGAALAELGRRVLLVDFDPQGALSAGLGTNPHELDLTIYNVLMDRKIDVHDAIRRTETENLDLLPANIDLSAAEVQLVNEVAREQVLDRVLRKVEDEYDVVLIDCQPSLGLLTVNALTAAHGVIIPLICEFFALRAVALLVETIEKVQDRINPRLQIDGVLATMYDARTLHSREVITRLVEAFGDKVFETVIKRTIKFADATVAAEPITSYAGNHQGAEAYRRLAKELVARGGAP; encoded by the coding sequence GTGAGTAGCGAACAAGGGTCCGGCACACTGGCAGCGACCGAAACCGCCACCGGCATTGATCTGGAAGCCGTGCTCGGGCCGACCGGCCGACCGGTCACCGAGTTCCCTGAGCCTCCGGTTCTGGTTTCGCACGGTCCCGCCCGGGTGATTGCGATGGTCAATCAGAAGGGTGGCGTGGGCAAGACCACCTCGACAATCAACCTAGGTGCCGCATTGGCGGAACTTGGGCGGCGTGTGCTGTTGGTGGACTTCGATCCACAGGGCGCCCTTTCCGCAGGACTAGGGACGAACCCGCACGAACTGGACCTGACTATCTACAATGTGCTGATGGATCGCAAGATCGACGTCCACGACGCGATCCGGCGCACCGAGACCGAGAATCTTGACCTGCTGCCGGCCAATATTGACCTTTCTGCGGCCGAAGTTCAGCTGGTCAATGAAGTGGCTCGTGAACAGGTGCTGGACCGTGTGCTCCGCAAAGTGGAGGACGAATACGATGTGGTGCTCATTGACTGCCAACCCTCCTTGGGCCTGCTGACCGTCAATGCGCTGACCGCTGCGCACGGCGTGATCATCCCGCTGATCTGCGAATTTTTCGCGCTGCGCGCCGTCGCGTTGCTGGTGGAGACCATTGAGAAGGTGCAGGACCGGATCAATCCTCGGCTGCAGATCGATGGCGTGTTGGCCACCATGTATGACGCGCGCACCTTGCACAGCCGAGAGGTGATCACCCGCCTGGTGGAAGCCTTCGGCGATAAGGTCTTTGAGACAGTGATTAAACGCACCATTAAGTTCGCCGATGCCACCGTGGCTGCGGAGC